In one window of Frigoriglobus tundricola DNA:
- a CDS encoding TIGR03000 domain-containing protein — MYSLVMMTAMTGAPDAAQFNGYFRDLFSGNSCNGCNGCSGATRYSCSGGCSGASAYPASCSGCCGSSCCGGVFGLGLGSRMRSWFEHTPAGTGCCGGSYSYGCTGSGYSCSGYSCSGSAYSCFGGPAVYYTPVFNGGLSCQGGLPYSAPPPAFDTYPMSPAPGAPSIPYAPIEPAPGSTGLRPAAHTGTALVSNGPTARATVVVKLPADARLFADNRALNLTGAERKFVSPELPTGQEFVYRFKAEYERDGETVSVTKKVSVRPGFAVAVEFTDLTTARSGGPGTATATGLDKSDKGQTPAKPTAQEPVKAEPPIRSAPAADTPALPGADRATITVKLPPGATLYVDDRKSPSQEPVRSFATPPLPAGREFAYLIKAEVIRNGQPETLTQKVPFRAGERVVVDFTSLGK; from the coding sequence GGCGCGCCGGACGCGGCGCAATTCAACGGCTACTTCCGCGACCTGTTCAGTGGCAACAGTTGCAACGGGTGCAACGGGTGTTCGGGCGCGACGCGGTACAGTTGCTCCGGGGGCTGTTCGGGCGCGTCCGCTTATCCCGCGTCGTGTTCCGGGTGCTGCGGGTCGTCGTGCTGTGGGGGCGTGTTCGGTCTCGGTCTGGGCAGCCGCATGCGGAGCTGGTTCGAGCACACCCCGGCCGGCACCGGGTGCTGCGGCGGGAGCTACAGTTACGGCTGCACGGGCTCGGGGTACTCCTGCTCGGGGTACTCCTGCTCGGGCTCCGCGTATTCGTGCTTCGGCGGGCCGGCGGTGTACTATACGCCGGTGTTCAACGGCGGGTTGTCGTGCCAGGGCGGGCTGCCGTATTCGGCCCCGCCGCCGGCGTTCGACACATACCCCATGAGCCCGGCGCCGGGGGCGCCGTCCATCCCCTACGCGCCAATCGAACCCGCTCCGGGCTCTACCGGCCTCCGCCCCGCCGCTCACACGGGCACCGCGCTCGTCTCGAACGGGCCGACCGCGCGGGCCACGGTGGTGGTCAAGCTGCCGGCCGACGCCCGCCTCTTCGCCGACAACCGCGCGCTGAACCTGACCGGCGCGGAGCGGAAGTTCGTCAGCCCCGAACTGCCGACCGGCCAGGAGTTCGTCTACCGGTTCAAAGCCGAGTACGAGCGGGACGGTGAGACCGTCAGCGTGACGAAGAAGGTATCGGTGCGGCCCGGGTTCGCGGTGGCGGTCGAGTTCACCGACCTGACGACCGCTCGGTCCGGCGGACCGGGAACCGCGACCGCGACCGGGCTGGACAAGAGCGACAAGGGCCAGACCCCGGCGAAGCCGACCGCGCAGGAACCGGTCAAGGCGGAGCCGCCGATCCGGTCGGCCCCTGCGGCCGATACGCCGGCCCTGCCCGGCGCGGACCGCGCGACGATCACCGTGAAACTGCCGCCCGGCGCAACGCTGTATGTGGACGACCGCAAGAGCCCGTCGCAGGAACCGGTGCGCTCGTTCGCGACCCCGCCGCTGCCGGCCGGGCGCGAATTCGCGTACCTCATCAAGGCGGAAGTGATCCGCAACGGGCAGCCGGAAACGCTCACCCAGAAGGTGCCGTTCCGGGCGGGCGAGCGCGTGGTGGTGGACTTCACCTCACTGGGCAAGTGA